Genomic segment of Chelmon rostratus isolate fCheRos1 chromosome 2, fCheRos1.pri, whole genome shotgun sequence:
AAAATTCTAGATTAAATTCTTGTGTTaatctgttgctgtctgtcCGGCGGCTGTGCTGGCCTACGAAAATTGTGCACGTTTGACCTAGTTCCGAAGCTGTGTCGCCTTTTCACTCACGCATAACCAAAACTCCAGTTTGTAAGACTCAGTGGCACAAGGTCACAAGGGAGCTTGGTGTAGCATGCATATACGGACACAGCCATACCAAAAACTTGAAGAAACATCACATGCACTTAGCTTTAGACAGTATGTCCTGCATCATACAGAATCACGcatcatcacagcagcagacaatgTGTGTATGAAGTCCCATCCATTATCAGGGGAGTTCAGCCTGCAGGAGTCTGCCCACATATGCCAAGTGTGAAGGACAGCGAGTCCCTCTCAGGCCGGCTTAACGTGTCAATGCACAAGTTCAACCTTCCTTCATGTCCCCAGTGTTCTCCCACATGCAGGGCCTTTAAGGTTCAGTTTATGGAAAGCTCCAGGTTAAGTTCACCTGGTGGAAAAACGCTTATAGCTTACAGCGTTGACCAAAAAGCCTGACCTCATTCTCACACTGCTCAGAACAGAGAGGAACTAACTTCATCAACTAACTAAGAAAAGTAAGAGCAAGAGCTGTAAGGGAAGAGTGTGATTGTAATTATGTGGGCAGCCTGGGTGTTTTTGTGGGTTATAGTCCAGTAAGAGTGTAACCGCACCATTTGCAACACACCATTCACACTGAAGTTTGTGTGCTCCTGCTCAGGGAGTCTGGTCCACAGTGGCTATTATTGCATAGCTGTGGATATACACACAGGAAATTAGGCTGCTGAAACAGTGGGTTACTGCTCTGTTCGGGCTTGTTGGTATTGATTGCTGCTTtgtcacacacaccagcacctactcctctctgctctcagcaACATAGCCCAACAAAGAGCAGGCACAGGCTCAGTCCATGGTCAAACACAGCGAATAGTGTCTTACTAGCACCCCCCTCCGCCCATTGGCTTCGACTGGTCCTGTCTTTATTGACCACGCACCTCAGACTCTACCATCCCAATTAGCAGCGCTGTAACTCTGCCACAGACGCAGCCTGAACCCCTGTCTGTGCTGCATATTCTACGTGGTATATTCTGACTGCTACACATACACTTTGTGACAGCATGTGCTAAACAGTGAAGTCATGCGTAACTCACTCTGTCCTCACTATATACCCGGAGTCACTTTGGCCGCCTGAAATCTAATTTCAGCTCTCAGCCCTGAAGTCTGGCTGGTTGTGAAGAGTCAGACCCAAATGTTATCTCAGCCAAAGTGGCCCTGTAGCCTTTCTGCCACGCACCGACAGCACAATTCATCAGTGGATACAGGAAGTAATTATCTCATCTTTAACTTGACGTATTGTTGTTGGCAGAAAGTGGAAGTCAGCATTTGCTTTTTCTCCCATAGGTTGTTTAATGTTGAACTCTATTTAAAGTCccttaaaacacactttttccaCACTCACATGTGTAGTTGATCTGATCAGGACTGAACCTCTTAATGTCTGTTTGCTTTATAGTTTTCTTTTATCAGATGCTCAGATATAGATCTAGATTTTCACAAGCAATAAGAACCAAtgattgtctgtttttgtggcAAATACCAATACAATAACATATATTAATGTTACAAATGCAAACAAGTAAAGAGGAAAAGATAGatatttaatttttgtttacttttcttATACAACACCAACATTTAGAGAGCTTCCACCATCCCTAGAATACAGAACAGATTAATTTATTGTAAACTTGTTTGGAAATAAGcggaattatttttttaatatgtgaCTAATTAATGTGTGTCTAAGTGTTGAAAAGCATGTATGGGTTACCAGAAGTATTAGAAAAACTATGTTGTGCTTAAACCCTTGGACTCATGTAAGCCTGCATGCcttttccaaaaacagctggCTAACAGCGCTTTGACATCATTCATCCTCTTCTCTGATctccaccgtgtgtgtgtgtctgtgtgtgtgtgcatgctcgtGCACAGTGCGCCGGACCTCATTATTGGCTGAAACTCCATTATTGGAACGATAacagtgatttcattttttcacttgtCAGCCACTGGTATGTCATGCGTCCCTTGTTAATATGTGAGTGAATCAGTGTCTCATGGAGCAAGCTGTTTGTGCAAACAGGGAGGTAAACCatgacacagagaaaacatctgtattttttatttgtattaagCATTGAAGACCACATAACAACAGCTGGTTGTCAcaagttttactgttttagctAAATTTTTAGCCAACCTAGCACTTCAATCCAGACTGGAATATCTCAACAGTTaatggatggattgccattatCTGGACATTATATTACTGACTGTGGTGACTTTTTCACAAGTGCCAAcatgacatttttggttttgagtgaaatgttttcatacCTGTTGAATGGATCACAATCATATTTCATACAGACATTCCAGACACCCTCATAATGAACTGTAATTAGTCTGGTGATCCCTCAACTTTTTCgtctagcgccatcatcaggtcaaaacattcatttgtcctgcagtttggtttatgaccaaatatctggAACACTGatcacattcccatcagcctcttttgcactttgtgttttgtcctgatTAGCATACGTTCctatgctaacaagctaaacagAGATGGGGAACATGGTAAAAGCTACACTTGCTGAACATCATGTTGGTAATCTCACTGTGTgcaagttagcatgctgacgttagcattgCACAGCCTTGCAGAGCTGCTTGCCTGGCTGTAGACCTTTATGTTTGATGCTGAATCCAACTTTTTCCCCACTCAGACATTGAGTTGATCTGATCTGAACTGAACCTCTTGATGCTTTCCTCGTACTCCATAGTTACAGTTTATTAATATATGAGTCGCTGTCTGGGAGAGCGTGCTGTTTGTGCAAAAGGGGGAGGTGCATTTGACATGCTAGAGTCAGTGTAGTCTAACACTGTgagaaaataatgtgttttttctatgtaACAAGGTTAACACTGTCATGAGGTTTATTTACTTCTTCTTGAGTAGTACATGGTGGAATCATGCCCAATCCAGTTCTTTAGAATAAAATGTTGTGGTCATAAATACCATGTTATGCTAACTATGATGACAATAACCGTCATCGTGTCCTCCCAGGTCATCCTAAAAGACGTGGATTCGTTACTGTACGTAGACACGGATGTGCTGTTCCTGCGGCCCATGGATGATATCTGGAGTCTCCTCAAGTCCTTTAACAGCACCCAGCTGGCAGCAATGGCCCCAGAGCACGAGGTCCCAAAGATTGGCTGGTACAGCCGCTTTGCACGCCACCCTTTCTATGGAGTCACAGGGGTCAACTCTGGTGTCATGCTGATGAATCTCACGAGGATCCGCAGCACAATGTTCAAGGTAAGGTCAAAACATAGTCATATTTCCTCGCACTCGGATCGGTAGAAAGCTAAAGTGAGCTGTGATTTTCCCCTTTTGCATTCTGAAGGGTTTTTTCCATGAGCTCAAGTCGCAGGCTGAGTGCTCTGAGTGGGCTGTGATTGAAGCTTTCTGATTACCACGCTAGCATCACAGACTTCTGCCCTCAGAACTCAATTTAGCAGCTCTCCAGCTCTTAATACTGCCAGCAGATTGCAAATGGAAATGGGAATGTAAATGTGCTCCTCCTTTGATGATGTGTctttgggggggaaaaaaaaggctgctcTTGAGCTGTTTGCGAGTGAATGTTGTTTGGCATTTCAGAACAGTATGATCCCCAGTGGCCTGTCATGGGAGGATCTTCTGCATCCACTCTATCAGAAGTACAAGAACCACATCACCTGGGGAGACCAGGACCTCCTCAATATTATCTTCCACTATAACCCAGGTACAGTCCTTTCTACCGGTCTATCTGCAATCATCATAACATATTATtatcacactgaaaacacattatttatccCCAGAAAGAGGCTttatgataagataagataagatagactttattaatacccagccggggaaatttgggtgttacagcagcaggtaatagcagttggagaagaaaatagaaacagaaatagaaaaattcAAATAACAAAATGCATTATAAAAGCTAACTATATCTATGTACTTATCATACAAGGGACTACATAAAAGAAAAacgtgcagaaaaaaaaaaaaaaaatatatatatattgcccCAAGAACTATGggaaaattgccataaaaatatactgccagaacagattttacacaaattgcacatgggtAGCAATTGCTAAAGTGCTCTATTAAAGGTCCATGAAAGGCATAGCCTAAATATCAAACtcaattcattttaaattactCGTCTGCACACTTTCAACACAGACGCTTCACACTATCAACATGTCCACATAAATTGTGTCTTATTGCCCAGTTAATAAACCAGTTCACATTATGACTCTGGATCAGTAAACACATGAAGCTGTGGCTGtaggcaacagcagcagaccGAGTTCCAGCTGCAGCGGCCAGATGTGGGCATTAAGCGCTCAGAGCCATCGGTCGGCCTGGCATCGCCAGAGTTTGCTTGAAAACGCAGCCGATGAAgtaaagtgtttgttttacattgtaCAGTTTTGAGCTCTCTGCTACCTCCAGAGAAATACTCAAGTTAGTCCACGATGTTCTCGCTTCTTTTTGACCAGGAAACAGGACTGCGATCGCTCTACAGATCAGACATGATGGAGTTAAAGGGGAATGGAATGGAGCTGATGTTTTGACACATGTagctttttaataaaaatggaagaaagcgtctatatttttatctatatcacttaaactttttttttagcctgGTACTATATATCCCGTACAAACACCATATCTCACACAACTGGATACTGATATCACTATAATGgctatgtatatatatgtatatatatgtgaatatatgtgtgtatatatatatatagttgggtttttttatgtttatgcaTACAGCATGTATGCATTCCCACCATGCAGCTGTAGTGTAAGATTATTGGCCGTCCTGTGGCACACTCGAGCAACCCACAACAAGAGCACGCTCAGACTTGCTAACAGCATCTCTTCAGACTCGCTGCATGTTTTAAACAGAGAGTAAGAACTTCTGCCCACCAGTAAATTATTCAGAGTCCCTCCACTGTCAGGCTGAGTAATTCTTTTACACATCAGTCTGTCCTGTTGTTAAATCAAAATCAATGTGCTGCCACCTGAGATCTGAATCCAGAGGATATACTGTAATGTGATATGTACAGctgtcatctctgtgtgtgaatcTCTTTAACGGAACGGCCTACGGATGCTAAATGAATTTCAGTGTAAACTGACAAAGTTGTATTGTATCGTAATAAGCATCCGCCAttgagctgctgtgctgaagcagctggaggttgATTGCTTTGCTAAAGTGTTCTTCGCAGTGGCAGTaattttgcgtgtgtgttttcagaggcctttgtctttgtttagGTGCAAATAAATAGACGGATAGATGGGAGGAAAGAGACATTTTCCTCACTCTGTTTCTAAACAGTCAGGCCTCACAGTCCTGTATTTACCTGAGATGCAGTGTTTGCTATAATATATAGcaatgatgtgtgtgtcattttttccAGAGTGTCTCTTCATCTTTCCCTGCCAGTGGAACTACAGGCCAGATCACTGTATGTACGGGAGTAACTGTAAAGGGGCTGAAGAGGAGGGCGTCTCCATCCTCCACGGCAACCGTGGAGTGTACCATGACGATAAGCAGCCGGCGTTTAAAGTCGTCTATGATGCAATACGTGATGTAAGTATCCCTGTGGGCTAGTCAAGCTTTACTGACACAATATGGAATGATAAAAGATGTCAATCCCAAAGCCCAATAAAATTTCCATAAGGGAAGCcatatttgtatttaatgaTCAAAGTGATGACaagaacataaacaaacatttaagtGAGGTAAGAGATTTCGCCCAAAAGAGTGGCTGCAATAACAGAGCAGCATAATACAGCAGGCATTTTGAAATGTTCTGGCAGAaaaacagaggctgcaggtcACGTTAACGACGGCTGCATTCCATTCGAGTGTGTCAGGTTCCAGGACCCTGGTGTTATCCATCGTTCATGTTATTGGTTtcacttgtgcttttcctgctgtggcaCAACAGAATATCTGCTGTTAATGAGGGCGACTGAGGTTGTGTACTGTATTGGATGGGTCATACAATGAATATGcatactgtttatatacataaaATATAGAGGAACAAATACACTCACATATTGGTAAATACATTTACTTACTATTTAACCGGAGTCTGGgtaaaaacaaagtcaaattcAACTCTGTGCTTCCTAATCCAGTCTGACACCTTTAGCCTAGCACAGCACTCAGACTGAAAGTAACACCTGAAAAGCTACTGATATCAACCCTGCCATCTGACTCTAGGTGATGCtaagaagcattttttttttttttttttaaatgctggactgttcctttaatgaCTTCAGCCCAGAAAAAGAGCAGCTTTAAGTATTTTCTCTGTGATACAAATTCACTGTTGCTTGCATTAAACAATCTGGGTCACTTTTTAAATTTAGAGTTTGTTTTCTCCGGCAGCAGAGTCAGTCCCCCCCCTGCTCTGCCGAGATAAGCCTCTTAAAGACGAGCCGGGTCGTAATTTATGATTAATACAGAACACCAGCACCTCACCCCACCCCGGCCGACACGATTTGTAAATACCACTTAGTGTGCGATACCGTCCATTGAAAGGTGATCAAACTGAAATACCTCTGGGATCAATGTCTCTGTTCCTGCAGTTTCCCTTCGAGGACAACATGTTCCAGTCGCTGTTCTACCCGATCCAGACCAAGTTCCTGGACACGGTCAACACGCTCTGTGGTCGGATTCCTCAAGTCTTCCTCAAGCAGATAGAAAAGACCATGAGGAAGGTGTTTGAGGAGAAAGTGGTCCGACACGTCAGGCCGCACAAATAACTGACGGAGACATTGACTCCCGGTTTATCTGACAACACAGCGGACCATCCCGCTGTGGATTACGTGTCTTACCAGCATCTCTCGGACTGAACTGTCGGCTCTGCGTTTGCAGTACTTCAACATGCTACACTTGCTGGAGCAGTCTCATGAACACGATGGTCATCTCGTGATGGGATGGGTAACAGGCCTATGTATACAGAGGAGCATACAGTGCTGGTCAGTGATGCCGTAGAATAGGTTTGCCTTATTGCCGTCTTAGACCTTTCACATCCCAGCCGTGTACGGTGGGGacaatgagggaaaaaaacGACTGCATGAATTCTTTTTATGTCAAGAATTATGAAAATATCAGCTCTTCATCTCGAGTGTGGGTCAAAAGCAAAATCGAAGGCATCTTAGTGTCAACGGCGCGTTTAAGAAACATATCTACCTTCTTTATTGTTGCTCATGAACATGATATATACACTAAACAAAGTCACCTTTGGACTTTGAAAGGCTCTACTGCTTGAGGTAGTAGATTCATAAACCACTCTTCTAAAATCATGTGAATGATTTACAACTGAACTGTGAGTCTGTGTGAATGAGAAGAGTTGCCAGTTCTTGGCCTGTTCTGCGGCTGCCAAATGCCACTGACAGTATTAAATCCAGCACAACGGAGGAAATACGGACTTTGACTTCACGTACCGAATGTTAAAATGCACTTTCAGAATGATATTAGGACTGGTTGGTTGTTTGTAGACGACATGTCCGACATTAGATGCTACGCTGTCCGAGCGAATCAAAACCAAAAGTGCTAGCGTTTGAAGCCAGTGACATGCTACAGCTGAATATGTGCCATATGAATATCCACGTCTGCCATGTTTACTATTACAAGAAAAgtcgtgtgtgtttgagacGGTATCATGGCTTGTAATATGATGTATGGTCTGTTGTGAACACGTGTCATATGTTTTAGCAGCACTACATTCAACGTGGTGTCATGATTTAAATATATCATTcaaactggaaactggaaatGGCTCCACGGTCATGTACATGTGTTTCTAAATAAAGCGATGCAATGTACTGAGTCTCatttaatataataaatataatacatttttttcttgacatCAGCATCTGCATTTATATTTAGTTTGATTCTGCACTTGCTGTGATAACATAATTTGCTTGTTGTTTGGAAACTGGACTCCATACGAACACACCACCGTACGTGCTTCAACTATGGCTCATCTTGGTTGTTTTAAGATCAACTCATGTTTAAGGAAAAAGTCCCCCAGTTCTGTCCTTCAAGGGCTTCAAACACAGCCTTTAAACTCAGTGCCAGTTCTTGAATCCGTGTCAGGGGCCTGAGGAACAGCAGATTAGCAAAACCAATATAACAGTATGCTGAGAGCACAGGCCAATATTGCCAGTCTGtcattagctgctgtttgtcactCTAGGACAAACATTTGTTCAGTTGCACAGTAGTATTCAGCACACTATAATGTCGTCATTTTTATCAAATCAGTACCTGTTAGCAGTTCTGATCTtgtatgttttagttttttttttttttaggaaaaaaagCATCTAAGATATGCagtaatatgataataataaatgattttcCAAACCTCCTGACAGAAAGTATATAAATGGTGACCTTTCTAAAGAGGAAACAATGGATAGAATAAGAGTTctgataaaaacataaaacccGTAAGTTTGAACATgtcgatctctctctctctttctttatgtgtgtgtgtgtgtgtgtgtgtgtgtgtgtgttaaaccaTTTCATCTTATAGGGTGCACAGTAGTGTACAGATGTGTCTATATGCATATAGTACTGAATCTAGACAGATCAAACATGTTGTgatacataaaaaaataacaatatatttacatttagttGTATTTGTATTACAACAGAACTTTGAATTAGGCCTGATGTAATGCAATGTTATTATTTATCttctttaatttgattaaaaacaagtattattctgttttgttttataagTACATATTCCATATGGTGTGAGTGCACATCTGGTACGTACAGCGCTCTGGTGCTCTTCCTGTGTGGTGCCTTGTCTGTTGCTGAGCAGGCAGTGACCTCACGGCGCCATATTAAAATGCTCCCTCCGCTTTGCCTGTGAGATCGTAgcttagcagcagcagctagcCGCCAGTCTGCTTCTTACATCCACAAGGCTGACAGAGGGCAACGACGTGATGGAAATTGACTCGCTTCAAGAGGCGCTCAGAGGTCACTTCACTTTATTTCGATAGTTTTTGTGTTCATTGTTATACGTGTTATACGTGCGCTTCTGTAATGGTTATACTATAAAAAAATAAACGAATTGGAGCTCACAAGCTAATGTCTCTTGCTAGCTGCTACTCAGGACGAGCTAACGCTAACCTTACCAGCGGTTTCACGGAAATGGTTAGCTGTCTGTCCAATTCATTAGCCAGGCAAGAAAGCTAACTATAatctgatgcttttctttgtccgCATTTCCTAACCTATATGTATTTTCCCTCAGTATTGGACACGTTGCTGACAGATATTTTTGCCTCAGATCAAGTAACTGGCCAGTGTCACCGGTAGACTGCTGTTTGCCGGCTACGCTGTTGCGGCTAACTTAACATGCTAGCCAGTGCGCTAAACTTAAGCCAGTTGTAGGTAGCAGGCGACCTAGCTAGATAAATAGCTTCCACTAGCTCGCTAACGCTACGTTATGTAAATAGCTAACGTTAATTAGGAAAAGTGTGATCAGAGACCTGCTAAGAAGCTTCATTCAGTTGGCTCAAGTAGGGAAACAGTGCAGGTGGCCAAAACAGCCATGCTCTATAGCAGAGTTATCAAATCTGTAGGATAAGAGAGGTCAGCTAAATCAAAGCCTGTTCATCTCTGCTCAGGCTAGTACATAATGTGATGTCCATGTATGTTTAACGTTATTTACGCCGTGGTTTTTTGTCTCCTCAGATTttgacaagaaagcaaagaaggaGGCATGTCCTCTGCTGGAACAGTTTCTATGTCATATTGCCAAGACTGGAGAGACCATGTAAGTCAACATTTCAGGCCTGATTAATTCCCCTTCATAACTCcttacagcacacacacgcaaacacacattttgcttttttaaggAATATTTAAACGGACTGTGAGTGTATTCATacattttgtgtatgtgcagtCCAGGAATAATTTTATACAGAGtttgcagaaatatttttttctgggGTTGTTGTCcatttttaatgtcactgtAACCGTTTCGTGTTTCTTCTTGAACAAAATGTTGCCATAGCCTATGCAGTATCCAACCATTGTATACTTTTGACCAGGTTTGGCAGTTCTTCCTATATTCTGATGTGTGATGGCAAATGTGTTGAGCCTTATTCCCGCTTCTTCTAGGGTTCAGTGGTCTCAATTTAAGAACTACTTCCTGTTTAAATTGGAGAAGGTGATGGACGACTTTAGAGCTTCAGCACCTGAACAAAGAGGTCCGGCAAATCCCAACGTGGAGTCAATTCCATTTGAAGATATGAAGGAGAGGATCCTGAAGATTGTGAAGGGGTACAATGGGTAGGTACCCAGCTGAAGTGCTACATTTCTCTATGTGTAGTGATAGTGGCAGGCTGACTAGATGGATGGAGGAGCCTCGTCTGGTTCCCCATGACCGTATGTGTACCCCTACTCACCCTATTTGCAATACAGATATCTGTTGTCTTCGTCACTGTAACAGAATTCCTCATCATGTGTTACAACTGTAAGGGCTATAATgctgatttgatcattttttttgcatagtAGGTCCATGTCTTGAGGCTTTTCATTGTGTCCCAAATTGTATGGCAAGGCCTGGCTCCCACTTTACTATGTAGTGCACTATATTTAACCTATTTAGTTTTGAATGTCCAAATTCTTTGTGTGAAATTCATGCCCTATATACTGCCCCCCAAAAGTCCTACAATCAAGCTGCTAACTATCCTACAAGgtaatgtgttgcattttacagtGTCACAAATCTCAATTTGCTTACTCTAAACTATTGATTGTCAATCATAGGGTAGGCAGAAGGGAGTGAATGAAAGAGGAAGTGCTTTTGGACACAGGCTAGGTCTCTGGAACTTCAAGGgactttttcttcctcagtggCATTACTTTGTTTCACTTAAGTCATATTCAGGTATAACTGTCAGGATTGTTGGATTTAAATTTTAGGACACCTAAGTCTAGAAGTATTCCAAGATGCAAGATTTTGCACCGATGAAAAAAAGATTGTGAAGCTCAAATCCAATGTGCATAAACCAATTTGACAATAAAAATACCTCATCCAAAAGGGACCTCAGGACAGACATACCATGTTCAAAGCAGAGGAGACCCAAAGTGTGGTCAGTTGAGACTCAAATGGCAAGAGGACACCTAAACTAGCAGCAGCAACATGGTGTGACAGTTATTAAAGGGAACCTTTGTCAATTTTCAACCAGCTTTGTATTATTACAATCTGGACTAGCACAGCCCAACTTGCAGTACTTCACCAATGAGTACTGTGGTGTGGGGTGGTGCATTCTGGTTGAAGGTTTTCTACTTTTTAAGAGGAGAGGGAATACCATGGCCATTTTTCCTCTGGTCATATAGCACCAATttcaaaaaactttttttgtctATGCAGTCCAGTTTTACGAAAAGCCATTCTTTCCGGTGACGAAATACCCCTTCAATGAGCGATAAAGAGTTTGTCCAAAGagagatttgctgcttttctgtgtttttatgatggtaaactgaaaatgtttgggttttggagtgTTGGACAAAATGAAGCATTTGAAGATGACTCTTTAGGCTCTGGAAAAAGTTTGATGGACATTTTCCACTTGCActcaaaacacaatttatttgACAACTGTCCGGTCACCTTGCTACAGTAATGTATTCAATAATTTTCTAGTGATGTTGATGTACAACTTGGCTGCTACTGTGACTTCTTCCCCAAGCTCCCAGTATCCCTGAGTACTCAGCAGATCCACCAAATAAAAGACTAAGAATGTTAGGACAAATTTTTATAAAAGACCACCTGAATGACACATTTTCTAGTTAGTGTATAATGACtgacactttctctctctctcaaattTGTAGAATTCCTTTTACGATCCAGCGCTTGTGCGAGCTGCTCACAGAACCCAAGAGGAATTACACAGGAACAGATAAGTTTCTTCGGGGAGTGGAGAAGGTATGTCCTAACCAGAGTGGCC
This window contains:
- the gxylt2 gene encoding glucoside xylosyltransferase 2, with amino-acid sequence MRIHGKVVVIAVCFGVFLLLYFLGGNAADDPLLKEVVEEEEEEDGNSSPSPPVLGRDVAAKFAKKPPVGVVARAEEVLKRRKEGPAINRGASENAKSKPRSRVARPVAKRTRAEEVMHLAVVACGNRLDETLAMVKSAVLFSLKRITFHIFAEDPLAPQFEERLNQWPRSISAKFQYSIYPITFSVGNADEWKKLFKPCAAQRLFLPVILKDVDSLLYVDTDVLFLRPMDDIWSLLKSFNSTQLAAMAPEHEVPKIGWYSRFARHPFYGVTGVNSGVMLMNLTRIRSTMFKNSMIPSGLSWEDLLHPLYQKYKNHITWGDQDLLNIIFHYNPECLFIFPCQWNYRPDHCMYGSNCKGAEEEGVSILHGNRGVYHDDKQPAFKVVYDAIRDFPFEDNMFQSLFYPIQTKFLDTVNTLCGRIPQVFLKQIEKTMRKVFEEKVVRHVRPHK